The DNA segment GTCACAAACAGAGTGATTGTAAAGTTAGTTCCTGAATCCATATGGATTTTGTAATCATTTTGAATGATATTCATtatttacaaattaaaaaaaaaaaaaagatggctACATATCCCGACCGATATGGATTTTGTAATCATACGAAaacattttttatttataaacttcaAAAAAAGGATGGCAACATATCCCAGCGGCCCATACCCGTTACCCAACTTGCACGACCCACCCATTTGAACCGTTATCCAACCTGCACGACCCACCCATTCGTTATCCAACCTGCACAACCCGCCCGTTTTCCCTCTACTTTCCATCTTATATGTAGAACAAGGAATAGAAGATTACACTTTAAACATATCATATTAGAAATGGATACAAGTAATAGTTACTAATAGGATGAAAGGTAAATCTTGTAATACCTGCCTTCGCTCTATTCACTTCTGGTTACGTTTTGGGGCTGAGCAAAGAAATCTTTTGCATTTCTTGCTACGTCTGCCTCCAGAATCGACTCTAGCATGATGTCAGACCCGTTTGCATCAGCTGAAATTGACATATTAACAGAAGCTATTATTCCATACATATCCATAAAATGTTAAAATACATTGTTGTAtgcagaaagaacttaatatatGACAGAAATAGAATTGTAATCACCCTTGCGGTTAGGCAATAATCCTGTATCTTGGGCTGATACAGGAAGAACAGTGATGCCAGATTCATCAGTAAGCTCACTGATAACTTCATTACTTGTAGGTTGAGAATGCAAAGCTGCTGACTCGGCCAACCTTGCATAAGCTGTAGCTTGGCTGTGCATATCAGATGAGGGTAAGGCCGAGGCAATTGATTTATAAACCTGAAATTCAAATTATCAAATCCATCATCGATTTTCATAACAGATTTTGCACATGGAATTTGGGTTTTAGGTTAAAAACCTTAGAGGTGGAGGTTGGCAGTGATGGCGTTGGCGGTGATGGGGTTGGCACTGGAAGTGCACCGTCACTAGTCTGTTCAAGATCAGTATTccctaaataataataaaaataataaaaaagttaatcATATCATAGATCACGGAAAAGATTAATATCCACGAGTTCTACAAAAAATTAGATGGTTATACCATTTGTGTCTGGAATCCTGCCACCATTTTCTACTAGCCTTCTAGTTAATGGACCAGGATTCACAAAGGAAATTGTTCGGATTTCATGACGTATGGCTTCAAGTTGAGCAATTGTATCTTGAAGTTCCTTGTGCACCTGcattagaaagaaaaaaaaactatcagAAACAAACTATAGTTGATCTTCACTGACCAATACTTCATGCAGGTTCAACACTATTCACTAgggaaatgatcaagaacaacaGCTTAAAAGATCATACTCGAAAATAAGTATAAACCATCAACTTATCAAACAAAAAATGCTGCAACTAGATCATACGCATATattcatggttgtaaaacaaggtctccaaggccgagtactcgaGTAATCGCtccaaggtaggctgccgagacgactttcttcaactccgcctaattactcgtgGTCAACCTCGGCAAAGATCAAatcgggccgagtttgactttagaaaaaataaaacaaaaattatatGCCAATTATAtcaaagaatgaatatcattttcacgtattttattataattataaatattagtaaatttatgttattcgacatatatttaatttccactaactaatttctttataatttaacatgtccgagtactccccaaGTACGCTCCGCCTAGGCTGAGTACTGTCAACTCCCCGTTCGACCGACTTGGGAGCGCCTACCGACTTTTGCAATCATGCATATATTAGAACTTTGCTATCCTGAACATTATTAACTAACCTATCCTGACTATGTTCAAATTGCAATACTTTTACAGAAATGTCATAAACTCATGACAATTGTATGAATCCCTATTACCAATGAGGTAGTTTACAGTTGTAGAGAAACCTGTTTAGCCTGAGACTGCTGCATGACATTGTCGAACTGACCGCGTGCCATTTGAACGtatccgatcgaccgacctgctAACCTCCCAGCAACACGCGCTATGCGTGGGAGATCTTTAGGACCTGGTGACAAACCAGTACAATTAAAGATCAACAAAAACTCATCAAagccaataataataataataaaactgaACATGTGTCAAACCCTAGGTCAACAAATAGTCAATAAAATGTTCAAATCAAAACACAATTCGCTCAAATAATAAACAATATCGTGTCCGGTGTACCTATGAGAGCCGCTGTGGCTCCGATGAGAAGGAAAAGCTCTCCGTACGAAAGCCCTAGCATCGGTTATTGTTATTATTGACGCCTTTTGGAGGTGAAAATAGAGGTTTGATACGGAATTGCTATAGATTGAATGGTGGATTTACAGAGAGAGTATGATAGTGAAGGAGTTATGGAGGATCAAAGCTAGCTGAGCACCGCCGTGTGTGGTGGCAGATGGTGATCGCCGCCGGGAGAAAGGGTAGACAGTCGTGATAATAAGCGTAAAGCACGCTTAGCCCCTTGTAGTTTTAGAGTTATTATTTTAGACCGATTAAAATGTGTATTTACATAACCGCCCCCTTGTAACTTGTAATTTTGTGGTTTAGTGCGATAGTAGAAAATTTCGCGCTAGGGGAGACAGCTATGGCTCAACACAATTTATTGGTTGTATGTATAGTATTAAGGGATAAGTTGATTGTGTGAGAGAGAAGATTATGATATAGGCTCCGCTGGGGAAATTTAAAGCGGGGCAAGATTACAGTGTTTAAGGATAAGGTGGCGACATCGGCTCAACTGGGGAGGACACAAATTGGATTTGGGAGGCTATAGCGACTACCGTCACTCTTTGGTAGAGGAGACTTTAGGGGTCATGACAGTAACGGAATGAGGATGTCAAGGCCAAAATAAGGGATAAGCAAGAGAGTCTTAGGGATCTTTTGCGGTGCACAGACAAGGAGGAACGAGTGAGGTTGAGGAAGAGATATAAAGTGGCAAGGATGGAGGCGAAGAAGACAGTAACGGAAGCAAAGAACATAACCTATAAGAAGATGTATGAACGCTTGGAAACTAAAGAAGGGGAACATGATACGTTCAAGATTGTTAAAGCAAAGGGGCATAAAAGTCAGGATCTAGAAGTAGTAAAATTTATAAAAGGAGAGGATGGACGTGCTTTAGTTAAAGATCATGACATTAAGTTAAGGTGGCGAACCTAATCCACAATCATTTCAACATCCAAAGGGCACAACAACAAGAAAGCGACAACCCTACAACTCAAAGGATACAACGAAAAAACAACTACTGTAGGGGTATCACATAGGGAGAGATGAGGACAACCCTTAAGAAAATTGGTAAGGCAGTTTGATCATGACAACATACTGATAGAGGTGTGGAAATGTTTAGGAGAGGAAGGAGTTCAATGGCTAACTAGTTTTCTTAAAAAATGTCAAATCAGTGGAGGAACAGTGTCATAGTGCCTTTATATAAAAATAAGGGAGACACCCAATGTTGTGGGAATTACAGATGGATAAAGCTGATAGGTCATACTATAAATTATGGGATAGGGTAATTGGGATTATAATTAGAAAAGAACCCCAAGTTACGTTAAACCAATTTGGTTTCATGCCAGGGCGGTCGACTACAAAAGCGATACGCATCCTAAGAAGATTAATAGAAAATATTAGGAGAAGAAGCGGGATCTACATAGGGTGTTCAGTGAGATTGAAAAAGCATACGGTAGTGTGCCACGTAAATTAATTTGGGATAGTTTGGAGGCTAGAGGCGCTCCCAGGAAGTATGTAGTATGTTGACATAATTAGAGAGTATGTTGGATCTGAAACTAGTGTTTGTGCGCCTGTCGGGGATATTGATTTTTTTCTTGTAGAGGTAGGACTCCACCAATGGTCTGTGCTGAGTTTGTTTCTTTTTATCGTAGTGCTAGATGAGTTGTCTATGTTGATTTGAGAAACAATTCCATGGTGTATACTTTTCGCATATGATATTGTGTTAGTGGCGGACACTACACATAACCTGAATGCGAGATTAGAGGAGTGGCGAGTAGCTTTAAAGGGCAAAGATTTAAGAATTAGTCGCTCTAAAACTAAGTACCTTTATTGTCATTTCAGTGGTGCAAGTAATGATGACGACATTTAAATCACTATTGATGGTCAAGGGGTTCCGCAAGTTACTAAGTTCAAGTATTTAGGATCATTTGTACAAAGTGATTGGGAGATAGATAGTGATGTTGCTCGTTACATCTAGGTTGGTTGGTGTAGGTAGAGAGCGGCCACTGGGTTTTGTGGGACAAAAGGTTCCCTACTAAATTAAAGGGGAGATTTTATAGGGCTGCGATTAGACCTGCTATGTTGTAAAAGACAGATTGTTGATCCATCAAGAGGGCATAAGCGCGCAAGATGGAGGTAGTAGAAATGAGGATATTAAGATAGATGTGCGGGAACACAAGGTTAGTCtggataagaaatgaggttttaGGGGAAAGGTTAGGAGTAGCTACTATATCGGATAAGATAAATGAGGGTTTATTGAGATGGTTTGAGCATGTAAAGATGAGGCAGTCGACAACGCCAGTTAGAGCAATAAAAGGCTTAACTGTGGCAGGACAGAGGAGTCTTTGTAGTCCCAAGATAACTTGGGATGAGCATAATAGGAAATATTTGATAGAGTTACACCTCTACGAGGACATGGTTCAGGATAGGTGATATGCAAAAAATACAACATACAAATCatatcaaataaggtataaaaacaaCCCTTCTTtaatactaatgttggaaaaagtgtgtttctttgtttacttttgattttcaagATTAAAACAGCTTAAACggacaaaaggaacaaattaacgacaaaaaccaacataaatatgAAGAAAAGAAGTTGGCACACTATACCGACCCTCCAAGCTTCACCCCAAAGACAAAAATAACAAGACCAGAACccaagcacggggtcgtgccagcCGGGCATGGGCCGTGACCCCATTCAAGATTCGTAGAGAATAAAGACAAACAGAAAACGACAAGGGACACGAGGTCGTGTCCCCTAAGcacgggtcgtggtcaactctCAGATTTGCAAATATGGGTTCGTACAGCAATTACAgaagacacggggccgtggcgttgacacacggggtcgtggcgttaacacacggggccgtgtgtaCAGAAGAGCCGACACCAgcattaaatgaagacagagaaggAAAGGACACGAAGCCGTGCCAACCAGGCACGTGGCCGTGTAAAGCTACTGTTTTCAAGGTTTAACGGAGGTGTTTggctcacttgcaactcatcccttggcaaaccacttctctcacacctgccaccactccatcaccacaataccaccatcatccaccactttcatccatcatccatccttagagtgtgtgtgtagtctcgggatccaagatcgatagtaagagtttttgtcaaacaaaggtcatgcttggctaatctcttacatcacttggtgaatacAAAAttatttatgtattacttttgatttcttagcttttttaaatttttatttgggtttgaattaatgactttaataactagtatTTTATATTGAAGGTGAACTTTACTTAATtatttcttcatgttttgttgattcactcattcgtgtctttacggtctatataaagcacgttaatTGCCTGGAaggggggttagaagggtggttgggtaaagttcttgcctcgttcagtgtatagatcctgcgaggacctgATTCAATCTTATTAGGACTTCTCTTGAGGCAGATAACATtaaatcgggggaagtaagaacgacttgtaatcccttataaattaactactattaaaactttaaaccggccttgcgggattgtatccctactgactcagaccaatatggccgaggggtTCCGATTCCTctaaaagagggacatgccacattttgcattaataacttatttaattatttttcaataatCTGGCCTTGTGGGACTGTATCCCAGcagactcagaccaatatggctaaGGGTagtgttgcctccaaaagagggacatgccacaatAACTacgataatctcttaaaaaacgcAAAGCAAGGAAATTATCAAAGAATGCATAAAtgacgagtcggatccaagtgattctatcttgtctgtctgttttatttatttattctgtttctttatttttatttattacaaaaacataaaaatatttctaTCCATATTTAGTTAGATTAGACGTCGACGGtattccggtattaaaagctcttgtgtccttggacgacatcggtatcttaccatcactatactacgccaatgatgggtgcacttgctctagcgtgttgtagagagtgatagtttTATATCGTGTTTTACAAATTTAAAGTTTGATTAAAGAGTAAAAAGGTactaaaaatacattaaaaatcCGTTCACTAGTGACACGTCAATAGGGGTTTATGAAGGCATATGATTAAGGTTAGGACTTTCAGGAGAATGATCTTATGGTCTGAGAATTGGTGTAGGCATAGATTTCCTTAGAGTCTAGGTGGAATTTTCATTGTTTCTGTTTTTCAGATGTGCTTATATGTGGTcttgtgaatatatatatatatatatatatatatatatatatatatatatatatatatatatatatatatatatatatagtaggtgttctgcggaaagtgtgtttttcctagaaagtctaggaagcgatctgggccctccgattggtgtttttaatggcttagatcaaatggatggcattttcgtaatatctgagttatataattagagacttttaatatagtgagggtattttggtaattggaaGTGTTTTAAATCAGTCAAGAAACTGCTATATCAATAACCAATCCCTAAAATCATGGGAtttcccctctttctctctctctctcccgaACCGCAACCAAAGAAGAACCAACCATATTTCCTGCAAATATTCTTCTCCGATTGGTCATATATCGGTTCCTTCGAGGTATAAGCCGATCATGACGTCATCCCTATCGGTTGAAGACATTTTATATTATTACAAAATGGACACGTGGTGGGTAACTTGATAAATGAAGATTCAGATCCATCTCAGTAACTAGGACACGTGTTGTTGTTTGGAGGTCTCACATTATCAGGTATAGTGTTTTTAGGTTTGAAGTTCAAGTTGTCACTTATTTTTTGGTTTTAACCATCTGTATATGTAGATTATTTAAttttatgtaacacctcgaatttttgtgtccaatgatgtgttaacacgtgtcatttgtttacacgtggcattgatattaaataaaggactaatattgacaaaccttgaaagtatataaattcgagggttataaatgtcaaacaagggtaaatatactgtatagtaaccctaagtggtgcttgtaccttcaaacgaataaatcatggatcgcacggaagcaaaacgcggaagaaagtgagagattacaagctacaggggttaactgtgtcaacatgtttaattatacctctgagtgaccctttaacgctcccgaggctttgtaacagtattatacgctcactagaatatactgtataaatcccgcgaagtttcgttttaaaacgagaaagttatgatcaaattcgtatgagaagggttaaaagcgtcaacaatgaaagttaaggctttccgaataattgataaactaaccggggacttaataatgcggatAAATAActcgaggcccttagttgtaaataatcgagggccaaatcgcaaagttaccccttcaaaaccgaaaggtcaggttaataattacgaaggatttcgttattaattaccaggatttcgtcatGATTACTAAAGATTTAAAAAACATGAAAAtcaagcctctcgcgacccgcgttgtgTTTTGGGTTAAgtggaggcgggccgcgagccccctaagatacgcgcctgatttttaaacatcaggcggcccgcgtacaaaatgcatggatcctccatgcgggccgcgtgggacgcccagatgcagaaactttggatttttatgccttttgaacttgtgaacgatcaaacaaccaataaatgaggcatgggcgccccctactcgacccatagcaccatgggacacctgcccatcatccatgatcagtgtagaccaatgtgtaatgatctagaggcatgctgagcactataaataggcatgttatGTGCATAAGTGAACTCACACCTCAAACACTCATCTCTGATTATTCCTAAGGCTCCCAAGTGCTCTTTTCTTGTTCTGAAACTTACtacaagtctctgtaagtatacCATACCTTCCATAGTTCtatttttgcttagtttagcttataaacccaaccgtcgtaactaacggttggc comes from the Helianthus annuus cultivar XRQ/B chromosome 4, HanXRQr2.0-SUNRISE, whole genome shotgun sequence genome and includes:
- the LOC110909291 gene encoding sec-independent protein translocase protein TatB; this translates as MLGLSYGELFLLIGATAALIGPKDLPRIARVAGRLAGRSIGYVQMARGQFDNVMQQSQAKQVHKELQDTIAQLEAIRHEIRTISFVNPGPLTRRLVENGGRIPDTNGNTDLEQTSDGALPVPTPSPPTPSLPTSTSKVYKSIASALPSSDMHSQATAYARLAESAALHSQPTSNEVISELTDESGITVLPVSAQDTGLLPNRKADANGSDIMLESILEADVARNAKDFFAQPQNVTRSE